A stretch of DNA from Syntrophales bacterium:
CGCCGAATGAGGAAGAGAGAGAAGGCTATGTTCCGAATGTCGTCTATTCCTGCGGATCACTTATTCATAACGGTGAGCTGATCATACCGTACGGGATGTCCGATTACGCCTCGGGCTTCGCCACGGTACGGGTGGATGAACTTTTAAAAAAATTGTTGAATCATTGAGGATGTTGGTATCTGTTTCTGAAAATTACAGGCTTTAGCAATGGGTTGCCAAGCGCCATCAGCAGGCTTTACCCACTATTTTACGGTAAACTTCAATATAATCATCGGCCATTTTTCCCTGACTGAAATTCTTTTCGGCCCACCTCCGGCAGTATTTACGGTCAATCTGCCTTACGTCTTTTAAGACGGATACGGCTTCATCCACGGTGTCAACCAGAAACCCGGTCTTCCCCTGGACGATCAGCTCCGGCATGGAGCCCTTGTTGAAGGCAACCACCGGCGTTCCGCAAAGCATCGATTCAGCCACGCTTAAGCCAAAGGGTTCGGCGAAATTGATGGGATGGAGCAAGG
This window harbors:
- a CDS encoding glycosyltransferase, yielding LLHPINFAEPFGLSVAESMLCGTPVVAFNKGSMPELIVQGKTGFLVDTVDEAVSVLKDVRQIDRKYCRRWAEKNFSQGKMADDYIEVYRKIVGKAC